The proteins below come from a single Piscinibacter gummiphilus genomic window:
- the aceE gene encoding pyruvate dehydrogenase (acetyl-transferring), homodimeric type translates to MSAMPEAFLGAAANDADAQETREWLDAMSALIEAEGPERAHFLLEELINHARQAGIDMPFSARTAYVNTIPPDQEERTPGNNEIEERLRAYMRWNAMAMVVKANRLHPADGGDLGGHISSFASLATMFGAGFNHFWHAESEGHGGDLLYIQGHSSPGIYARAFLEGRITEEQLNNFRQEVDGKGLSSYPHPKLMPEFWQFPTVSMGLGPLMAIYQARFLKYLHARGIANTENRKVWVFCGDGEMDEPESLGAIGLAAREKLDNLIFVVNCNLQRLDGPVRGNGKIIQELEGEFRGSGWNVIKLIWGSYWDPLLARDKEEILRKVMMDTVDGDYQAMKANDGAFVRKHFFGQHPKLLEMVAKMSDEDIWRLNRGGHDPQKVYAAYHRAVNTKGQPTVLLIKTVKGFGMGKSGEARNTAHQTKKLTDDDIKGFRDRFNIPVSDEQIEKGIPFYKPADDTVEMRYLHERRKALGGYLPKRRTKADESLKVPDLETFKAVLEPTAEGREISTTQAYVRFLTQLLRDKEVGPRAVPILVDEARTFGMEGLFRQIGIYNPEGQKYTPVDKDQVMYYREDQAGQILQEGINEAGGMSSWIAAATSYSTNNRIMVPFYVYYSMFGFQRVGDLAWAAGDMQARGFLLGGTSGRTTLNGEGLQHEDGHSHILAGTIPNCISYDPTFAHEVGVILHHGLKRMVEKQDNVFYYLTLLNENYPMPGLKAGTEEEIIKGMYLLEEGAKKTPRVNLLGSGTILRESIAAKQLLKDDWGVSANVWSCPSFNELARDGQDVERWNLLHPTEKPRVPFVAQQLDKYTGPVIASTDYMKAYADQIRAFIPKGRTYKVLGTDGFGRSDFRSRLREHFEVNRHYIVVAALKALSEEGTVPAAKVAEAIQKYGINADKINPLYA, encoded by the coding sequence ATGTCTGCGATGCCCGAAGCCTTTCTGGGCGCGGCGGCCAACGATGCCGACGCACAAGAAACCCGCGAATGGCTGGACGCCATGTCCGCCCTGATCGAGGCCGAGGGCCCCGAGCGCGCCCACTTCCTGCTTGAGGAACTCATCAACCACGCGCGCCAGGCCGGCATCGACATGCCGTTCTCCGCCCGCACGGCCTACGTCAACACCATTCCGCCGGACCAGGAAGAGCGCACCCCGGGCAACAACGAGATCGAAGAGCGCCTGCGGGCCTACATGCGCTGGAACGCGATGGCGATGGTGGTCAAGGCCAACCGCCTGCACCCGGCCGACGGCGGTGACCTCGGCGGCCACATCTCCTCGTTCGCCTCGCTCGCCACGATGTTCGGCGCCGGCTTCAACCACTTCTGGCACGCCGAGAGCGAAGGCCACGGCGGCGACCTGCTCTACATCCAGGGTCACAGCTCACCCGGCATCTATGCGCGCGCCTTCCTCGAAGGCCGCATCACCGAAGAGCAGCTCAACAACTTCCGCCAGGAAGTCGACGGCAAGGGCCTCTCGAGCTACCCGCACCCGAAGCTGATGCCGGAGTTCTGGCAATTCCCGACCGTGAGCATGGGCCTCGGCCCGCTGATGGCGATCTACCAGGCGCGCTTCCTGAAATACCTGCATGCCCGCGGCATCGCCAACACCGAGAACCGCAAGGTCTGGGTCTTCTGCGGCGACGGCGAGATGGACGAGCCCGAGTCGCTCGGCGCGATCGGTTTGGCCGCACGCGAAAAGCTCGACAACCTGATCTTCGTCGTCAACTGCAACCTGCAGCGCCTCGACGGCCCGGTGCGTGGCAACGGCAAGATCATCCAGGAGCTCGAAGGCGAATTCCGCGGCTCCGGCTGGAACGTCATCAAGCTCATCTGGGGCAGCTACTGGGATCCGCTCCTCGCCCGCGACAAGGAAGAGATCCTGCGCAAGGTGATGATGGACACCGTCGACGGCGACTACCAGGCCATGAAGGCCAACGACGGCGCGTTCGTCCGCAAGCACTTCTTCGGCCAGCACCCCAAGCTGCTGGAGATGGTCGCCAAGATGAGCGACGAAGACATCTGGCGCCTGAACCGTGGCGGCCACGATCCGCAGAAGGTCTACGCGGCCTACCACCGCGCCGTCAACACCAAGGGCCAGCCGACGGTGCTGCTCATCAAGACGGTGAAGGGCTTCGGCATGGGCAAGAGCGGCGAGGCGCGCAACACGGCGCACCAGACCAAGAAGCTCACCGACGACGACATCAAGGGCTTCCGCGACCGCTTCAACATCCCCGTCAGCGACGAGCAGATCGAGAAGGGCATCCCGTTCTACAAGCCGGCCGACGACACCGTCGAGATGCGCTACCTGCACGAGCGCCGCAAGGCCCTCGGGGGCTATCTGCCCAAGCGCCGCACCAAGGCCGATGAGTCGCTGAAGGTGCCTGACCTCGAGACCTTCAAAGCCGTGCTCGAGCCCACTGCCGAAGGCCGCGAGATCAGCACCACGCAGGCCTATGTGCGCTTCCTCACGCAACTGCTGCGCGACAAGGAAGTCGGCCCGCGCGCCGTGCCCATCCTCGTGGACGAGGCCCGCACCTTCGGCATGGAAGGCCTCTTCCGCCAGATCGGCATCTACAACCCCGAGGGCCAGAAGTACACGCCGGTCGACAAGGACCAGGTCATGTACTACCGCGAAGACCAGGCCGGCCAGATCCTGCAGGAAGGCATCAACGAAGCGGGCGGCATGTCGAGCTGGATCGCGGCGGCCACGTCGTACAGCACGAACAACCGCATCATGGTGCCGTTCTACGTGTACTACTCGATGTTCGGTTTCCAGCGCGTCGGCGACCTGGCCTGGGCGGCGGGTGACATGCAGGCGCGTGGCTTCCTCCTCGGCGGCACCTCGGGCCGCACCACGCTGAACGGGGAAGGCCTGCAGCACGAAGACGGCCACAGCCACATCCTGGCCGGCACCATTCCGAACTGCATCAGCTACGACCCGACCTTCGCGCACGAGGTGGGCGTGATCCTTCACCACGGTCTCAAGCGCATGGTGGAGAAGCAGGACAACGTCTTCTATTACCTGACGCTCCTCAACGAGAACTACCCGATGCCTGGCCTGAAAGCCGGCACCGAGGAAGAGATCATCAAGGGCATGTACCTGCTGGAAGAAGGCGCCAAGAAAACCCCGCGCGTCAACCTGCTGGGCAGCGGCACCATCCTGCGCGAGTCGATCGCCGCCAAGCAGCTCCTGAAGGACGACTGGGGTGTCTCGGCCAACGTCTGGAGCTGCCCGAGCTTCAACGAACTCGCCCGCGACGGGCAAGACGTGGAACGCTGGAACCTGCTGCACCCGACCGAGAAGCCGCGCGTGCCCTTCGTCGCGCAGCAGCTCGACAAGTACACCGGCCCGGTGATCGCTTCCACCGACTACATGAAGGCCTACGCCGACCAGATCCGCGCCTTCATCCCCAAGGGCCGCACGTACAAGGTGCTGGGTACCGACGGCTTCGGCCGCAGCGACTTCCGTTCGCGCCTGCGTGAGCACTTCGAGGTGAACCGCCACTACATCGTGGTGGCCGCGCTCAAGGCACTTTCGGAAGAGGGGACTGTGCCCGCGGCTAAAGTCGCCGAGGCGATTCAGAAATACGGCATCAACGCCGACAAGATCAACCCGCTTTATGCGTGA
- a CDS encoding PAS domain S-box protein, whose amino-acid sequence MSTPAPASPPRRPVTARAGRLVGRWWRRQSPARQDRYATLGPLVSVLLFLAAIISAFWYLRNEEFEREQESVKRDTEIAQQQIRLRLIENQEQLVRIAREIVTRQIDEEEFQSQAASFTRERPEITNLIWVNQSRSRKASYSTTTLFSELGLPYIDNQRSLPEQRNSEPDQAFRATRELRLPVYSRTFADANGNSVFQVHVPLLDRSAFSGTLIAEYSIDSLVRYFIPAEVSKRHTMTLVDAQGKLVASTLPMTPGETPKPASIVYEVPLAPASNGLVLRGQGYRTSIGLISNTLFWMVSALSVLTVWMLLGTWRHMRRRVQMQATLVSETNFRRAMENSMLTGMRAMDMEGRITYVNPAFCAMTGFSEHELIGRMPPFPHWPPDRYEENMRLLQQELQGRSPAGGIEVKAMRKDGTLFDARMYVSPLIDPKGMQTGWMTSMTNITEAKRVRDQLSASHERFTTVLEGLDAAVSVLSVQQGELLFANRSYRLWFGADAQGHGTLAGGEPGLPMIADMGDSVDSFGGLPTQELTEAGSETREVFVDTLQKWFDVRARYLQWTDGRLAQMLIATDITSRRHAEEQSKQQAEKAQVTSRLMTMGEMASSVAHELNQPLTAITNYCNGMVSRVKSDAIGKDDLVAALEKTAKQADRAAQIIRRIRAFVKRSEPQRQAAEARTIVEDAVDLAGIELRRRNVSLHVYVAQRLPTLMVDPILIEQVILNLLKNSAEAIDMAGLPPARRNIELRVVPKHTPEEGGVIEFGVTDSGPGLKEEVINRLYEAFFSTKVEGLGIGLSLCRSIIESHRGRIRAQNLYNGDLAVGCRFTFTLPVETAKSTGLEAALT is encoded by the coding sequence ATGTCCACTCCTGCACCAGCATCGCCTCCCCGTCGCCCTGTCACCGCGAGGGCCGGCCGCCTTGTCGGCAGGTGGTGGCGGCGGCAGTCGCCGGCCCGTCAAGACCGCTATGCCACGCTCGGCCCGCTGGTGTCGGTGCTGCTCTTCCTCGCGGCCATCATTTCGGCCTTCTGGTACCTGCGCAACGAGGAGTTCGAGCGCGAGCAGGAATCGGTCAAGCGCGACACCGAGATCGCCCAGCAGCAGATCCGGCTGCGCCTGATCGAGAACCAGGAGCAGCTCGTGCGCATCGCGCGCGAGATCGTCACGCGCCAGATCGATGAAGAGGAGTTCCAGAGCCAGGCCGCAAGCTTCACGCGCGAGCGGCCCGAGATCACGAACCTCATCTGGGTCAACCAGTCGCGCTCCCGCAAGGCCAGCTACTCGACGACCACGCTCTTCTCGGAACTCGGCCTCCCGTACATCGACAACCAGCGCTCGCTACCCGAGCAGCGCAACAGCGAGCCCGACCAGGCCTTCCGTGCCACCCGCGAGCTGCGGCTGCCGGTGTACTCGCGCACCTTCGCCGATGCGAACGGCAATTCGGTGTTCCAGGTGCATGTGCCCTTGCTGGACCGCAGCGCCTTTTCCGGCACGCTGATCGCCGAGTACTCCATCGACTCGCTGGTGCGCTATTTCATTCCAGCCGAGGTGTCGAAGCGGCACACGATGACGCTCGTGGATGCGCAAGGAAAGCTGGTGGCGAGCACCTTGCCGATGACACCCGGCGAGACGCCCAAGCCGGCGTCCATCGTCTACGAAGTGCCGCTCGCCCCGGCGAGCAACGGCCTCGTGCTGCGTGGCCAGGGCTACCGCACCTCCATCGGCCTCATCAGCAACACGCTCTTCTGGATGGTGTCGGCGCTGTCGGTGCTCACCGTGTGGATGCTGCTCGGCACCTGGCGCCACATGCGCCGGCGCGTGCAGATGCAGGCGACGCTCGTGTCGGAAACCAACTTCCGCCGCGCGATGGAAAACTCCATGCTCACCGGCATGCGCGCGATGGACATGGAGGGCCGCATCACCTACGTGAACCCCGCCTTCTGCGCGATGACGGGCTTCAGCGAGCATGAGCTGATCGGCCGCATGCCGCCCTTCCCCCATTGGCCCCCCGACCGCTACGAAGAGAACATGCGCCTGCTGCAGCAGGAGCTGCAAGGCCGCAGCCCCGCTGGCGGCATCGAGGTGAAGGCGATGCGCAAGGACGGCACGCTCTTCGATGCGCGCATGTACGTCTCGCCGCTGATCGACCCGAAAGGCATGCAGACGGGCTGGATGACCTCGATGACCAACATCACCGAGGCCAAGCGCGTGCGCGACCAGCTCTCGGCCTCGCACGAGCGCTTCACCACCGTGCTGGAAGGGCTCGACGCCGCGGTGTCGGTGCTGTCCGTTCAGCAGGGCGAGCTGCTCTTCGCCAACCGCTCGTATCGCCTGTGGTTCGGCGCCGATGCGCAAGGCCACGGCACGCTCGCGGGTGGCGAGCCCGGGCTGCCGATGATTGCCGACATGGGCGATTCGGTCGACAGCTTCGGCGGCCTGCCCACGCAGGAGCTGACCGAAGCCGGCTCCGAGACGCGTGAAGTCTTCGTCGACACGCTGCAGAAGTGGTTCGACGTGCGCGCGCGCTACCTGCAATGGACCGACGGCCGCCTCGCGCAGATGCTGATCGCGACCGACATCACGAGCCGCCGCCATGCCGAAGAGCAGTCGAAGCAGCAAGCCGAAAAGGCGCAGGTCACCAGCCGCCTGATGACCATGGGCGAGATGGCCTCATCGGTCGCGCACGAGCTGAACCAGCCGCTCACCGCCATCACCAACTACTGCAACGGCATGGTCTCGCGCGTGAAGAGCGACGCCATCGGCAAGGACGACCTCGTCGCAGCACTCGAGAAGACCGCCAAGCAGGCCGACCGCGCCGCGCAGATCATCCGACGCATCCGCGCCTTCGTGAAACGCAGCGAGCCGCAACGCCAGGCCGCGGAGGCGCGCACCATCGTCGAAGACGCGGTGGACCTCGCCGGCATCGAACTGCGCCGGCGCAACGTGTCGCTGCATGTCTACGTGGCCCAGCGCCTGCCCACGCTGATGGTCGACCCCATCCTCATCGAGCAGGTGATCCTGAACCTGCTCAAGAACTCCGCCGAGGCCATCGACATGGCCGGCCTGCCGCCCGCTCGCCGCAACATCGAGCTGCGCGTGGTCCCCAAGCACACGCCGGAAGAAGGCGGTGTGATCGAGTTCGGCGTGACCGATTCGGGCCCGGGCCTGAAAGAGGAAGTGATCAACCGGCTCTACGAAGCCTTCTTCTCGACCAAGGTCGAAGGCCTGGGCATCGGGCTGTCGTTGTGCCGCTCCATCATCGAGAGCCATCGCGGCCGGATCCGTGCCCAGAACCTCTACAATGGCGACCTCGCTGTCGGCTGCCGTTTTACCTTTACGCTGCCGGTCGAAACCGCCAAATCCACGGGCCTCGAAGCGGCCCTGACATGA
- a CDS encoding response regulator transcription factor, with amino-acid sequence MSLIPKKGTVYVVDDDEAVRDSLQWLLEGKDYRVKCFDSSESFLSRFDPREVACLIADIRMDGMSGLELQDRLLERKSPLPVVFITGHGDVPMAVSTMKKGAMDFIEKPFKEEELLNLVERMLDQARSAFSHHQEAASRDALLSRLTTRESQVLERIVAGRLNKQIADDLGISIKTVEAHRANIMEKLNANTVADLLKIALGAQQTKA; translated from the coding sequence ATGAGCTTGATTCCGAAGAAGGGCACCGTCTACGTTGTGGACGATGACGAGGCCGTGCGAGATTCCTTGCAATGGCTGCTCGAAGGCAAGGACTACCGGGTCAAGTGCTTCGACTCTTCCGAATCCTTCCTCTCCCGCTTCGACCCGCGTGAAGTCGCGTGCCTCATCGCCGACATCCGCATGGACGGCATGAGCGGCCTGGAGCTGCAAGACCGCCTGCTCGAACGCAAGTCGCCGCTGCCGGTCGTCTTCATCACCGGCCATGGCGACGTGCCGATGGCGGTGAGCACCATGAAGAAGGGCGCGATGGACTTCATCGAGAAGCCCTTCAAGGAAGAAGAGCTGCTCAACCTCGTGGAGCGCATGCTCGACCAGGCCCGCAGCGCCTTCTCGCACCATCAAGAGGCTGCCAGCCGCGACGCGCTGCTCTCGCGCCTGACCACGCGTGAATCGCAGGTGCTCGAGCGCATCGTCGCCGGCCGCCTCAACAAGCAGATCGCCGACGACCTCGGCATCAGCATCAAGACGGTGGAAGCGCACCGCGCCAACATCATGGAAAAGCTCAACGCCAACACGGTCGCCGATCTTCTCAAGATCGCCCTTGGGGCGCAGCAGACCAAGGCATAA
- the folD gene encoding bifunctional methylenetetrahydrofolate dehydrogenase/methenyltetrahydrofolate cyclohydrolase FolD yields the protein MTAQLIDGNALAKKIRGEVAERAAALTARGHQPGLAVVLVGDDPASQVYVSHKVKDCEGSGVYSLLDRYPADMSEAALLKRIAELNADPKIHGILVQMPVPKHIDPQKVIAAIAPHKDVDGFSIQSAGALASGLPGFKSCTPYGCMKLIETTGVNLRGKHAVVIGRSNTVGKPMAQLLLQASATVTICHSATVDLGAHTRQADVIVAAVGRRNTVTADMVKPGAVIIDVGMNRNDEGKLCGDVDFEGVSKVAGWITPVPGGVGPMTRAMLLVNTIEAAERAASN from the coding sequence ATGACTGCACAACTCATCGACGGCAACGCTTTGGCGAAGAAGATCCGCGGCGAAGTGGCGGAGCGCGCCGCCGCGCTGACCGCCCGTGGCCACCAGCCCGGCCTCGCCGTGGTGCTGGTCGGCGACGACCCGGCCAGCCAGGTCTACGTGAGCCACAAGGTCAAGGACTGCGAAGGCAGCGGCGTCTACTCCCTGCTCGACCGTTACCCCGCCGACATGAGCGAAGCGGCCCTGCTCAAGCGCATCGCCGAGCTGAATGCCGACCCGAAGATCCACGGCATCCTGGTGCAGATGCCTGTGCCCAAGCACATCGATCCGCAGAAGGTCATCGCCGCCATCGCCCCGCACAAGGACGTCGACGGCTTCTCCATCCAGAGCGCCGGCGCACTGGCGAGCGGCCTGCCGGGCTTCAAGTCGTGCACGCCCTATGGCTGCATGAAGCTGATCGAGACCACCGGCGTCAACCTGCGCGGCAAGCATGCGGTGGTCATCGGCCGCAGCAACACGGTGGGCAAGCCGATGGCGCAGCTGCTCTTGCAAGCTAGCGCCACCGTCACCATCTGCCACAGTGCCACGGTTGATCTCGGCGCCCACACCCGCCAGGCCGACGTGATCGTGGCGGCGGTGGGCCGGCGCAACACCGTCACCGCCGACATGGTCAAACCGGGTGCCGTCATCATCGACGTGGGCATGAACCGCAACGACGAAGGCAAGCTCTGTGGCGATGTGGACTTCGAAGGCGTCTCCAAGGTCGCTGGCTGGATCACGCCCGTGCCGGGGGGCGTGGGGCCGATGACCCGCGCGATGCTCCTCGTGAATACCATCGAAGCCGCGGAACGCGCCGCGTCCAACTGA